One uncultured Carboxylicivirga sp. genomic window, TCATCATAACTATGATTTGAGGCATCAGTTTTTTATTACTGATTTTAATAAAACAACAGGAACTTATATTATACAATTGCATACACCGGATAGGATTTACACTCAAAAATTCTGTTATTTAAATTGAATGAATTTTATACTACCTGCTATTTTCTTCAATAGATTAAGTCGCAAAGGGAGTTATTAAATATTGAATCGAGTGGAGTTTCAGCTATAGTTATAAACGTTAAAGTATTTCTTCATTTAATTCTTAATATCATATTTTACATTCTATGATGAGTGAGATCGATAAAAAACTGGAAGAGAAGAAGATCAAACCCACTGCCATGCGTAAGCTGGTTTATGAGGTAATGCTTAAATCGAAAAAAGCTCTAAACCTTTATGAGATCGAGCAGCAATTCGACAATGTGGACCGTTCCACCATTTTCAGAACACTCAAGCTCTTTCAGGATAATTGTGTTGCACACACCATAGATGATGGTACGGGTGCTATTAAATATGGTTTGTGTGGTGAGGGGTGTACCTGTGCACCAGATGATTTGCATGTGCATTTTTTATGCAATAAATGCGGGCAGACTCATTGCTGGCTGGATATGCCTGTGCCACAAATGGATTTACCTCAGGGGTTCACATTCGAGAGTGCCAATTTTGTAGTTAAAGGCATATGTCCTGATTGCAAATAACAACTTTGCAATACTATTGCATGTTAATCTAAATAGATTTGCACTAGATATTGAAATCTATTGAAATGAAACATTCTATCACTGTCCTATTACTTCTGCTTATATCGGTATTGATGCAAGCACAGAACACCATTCGTTTTGAAGTAAAAGAAGAATCGGGTGAGCCATTAATTGGAGCCAATGTAACTATAAAGGGAGCAGCAATTGGTACCATCACCGATATTCAGGGTTTTGCTTTATTTCAAGACCTGAAAGATGGTAACTATGAATTTGTCATCTCTTTTATTGGTTATGAAGATACTGAAGTGTTTCTAAGCTTTCCGGAAAGTAATAACAAAACCATAGAGATTGAATTGGAGGAAGGGGAAGAACTCGAAGAGATAATTATTGCCACCACACGATCGTCCAGAACCATTCAGGATATACCCACACGTATTGAAGCAATTACCGGTGAAGAGTTGGGCGAGAAAGCTGCTATGAATTCATCTAATATTGGAATGTTACTTAGTGAAACAACCGGTGTTCAGATGCAACAAACTTCGCTTAGTTCAGGTAATATGAGCATCCGCATTCAGGGACTGGATGGACGATATACACAAATACTAAAAGATGGAATGCCACTATATGGTGGTTTTGCCGGCGGCTTATCCATCATGCAAATTCCACCGCTCGATCTGAAACAGGTTGAGCTGATAAAAGGAAGTAACTCTACGTTATATGGTGGCGGAGCAATAGCGGGTTTGGTAAACTTGATAAGCATTCAACCCGATGAAAAGCCGAAACTGGATCTTATGCTCAATCAGACCAGTGCACTGGGTTCAACCGGAAACATTTTTTATGCTCAGAAATACGGCAAACTGGGTCTGTCGGTGTATGGGTCGGCTTATAACCAGGTAGCCTTCGATCCGGATGATGATGGTTTTTCCAATATGCCCAAGTCTCAAACCTATAGTCTTAATCCAAAACTTTATTATTACTTCAATCCCAATACTCAATTTAGTTTTGGTTTGTTATCGACTCTTGATAACAGAACAGGTGGGGACATGAAAGTGATTGATGGAAATGCAGGTGAAGAAAATGTATTCACCGAAGAAAACAAATCGGAACGGTATGCAACGCAACTTTTTTTTGAAAATACCAACAACAAAAGAACTTTCACTCTAAAAAACAGTATTTCCTATTTCAACCGTGAGTTAAAAATCCCTCACTATCAGTTTAAAGCCAATCAGATTTCAAGTTTTACCGAAGGTTTGTACAGTATTCATAAGACCAGACAATCGGATTGGCAGCTGGGTGTGAACCACTATCTCGAGGAATTTGCAGAAGGTAAGTCTGAAGACAGCGAGTTGCGCGATTATATACACAGCACCTTTGGTGGATTTGTTCAGAATACCAGTAATTTAAACGAAAGGTTTATATTAGAAACTGGTTTACGAACTGATTACAATACCGACTATGGCGTCTTTGTGCTACCACGTTTTTCGTTATTATTCAAAGCCAATCCAAAACTTAGTTCAAGATTTGGCGGAGCCATGGGCTATAAGCTTCCTACCATTTTCACTGAAGATGCCGAGAGACTTTACTTCAGAGACATCCTACCCTTATCTAATAAGGTGG contains:
- a CDS encoding transcriptional repressor: MMSEIDKKLEEKKIKPTAMRKLVYEVMLKSKKALNLYEIEQQFDNVDRSTIFRTLKLFQDNCVAHTIDDGTGAIKYGLCGEGCTCAPDDLHVHFLCNKCGQTHCWLDMPVPQMDLPQGFTFESANFVVKGICPDCK
- a CDS encoding TonB-dependent receptor; translated protein: MQAQNTIRFEVKEESGEPLIGANVTIKGAAIGTITDIQGFALFQDLKDGNYEFVISFIGYEDTEVFLSFPESNNKTIEIELEEGEELEEIIIATTRSSRTIQDIPTRIEAITGEELGEKAAMNSSNIGMLLSETTGVQMQQTSLSSGNMSIRIQGLDGRYTQILKDGMPLYGGFAGGLSIMQIPPLDLKQVELIKGSNSTLYGGGAIAGLVNLISIQPDEKPKLDLMLNQTSALGSTGNIFYAQKYGKLGLSVYGSAYNQVAFDPDDDGFSNMPKSQTYSLNPKLYYYFNPNTQFSFGLLSTLDNRTGGDMKVIDGNAGEENVFTEENKSERYATQLFFENTNNKRTFTLKNSISYFNRELKIPHYQFKANQISSFTEGLYSIHKTRQSDWQLGVNHYLEEFAEGKSEDSELRDYIHSTFGGFVQNTSNLNERFILETGLRTDYNTDYGVFVLPRFSLLFKANPKLSSRFGGAMGYKLPTIFTEDAERLYFRDILPLSNKVEAETSMGGNFDINYKTALGDEMTFSINQMFFLTRLKNALVLREDNVSNRAYFESADGNILSSGFETNMKLTYEDFKLFVNYAFISTDLQYDNINNQKPLTPKHKAGFVLMYEIEEKWSAGYELYYTGSQFDNSYNVKPDYWVMGVMLMRMFERFSVFINFENFTNTNQSQFEPVVLPPTSNPGFPDIWAPTDGFVFNGGFKLKIFK